A portion of the Glycine max cultivar Williams 82 chromosome 10, Glycine_max_v4.0, whole genome shotgun sequence genome contains these proteins:
- the LOC100796685 gene encoding uncharacterized protein LOC100796685, translating to MREFPSCFGENGVQVADSSSSSTTRAAQNVVTCVYQCKLRGHSSLITVSWTKTLIGQGLSVEIDDLGKHCLCKVEIKPWLFSKRKGSKNLEVQSGKVDIFWDLSSAKFGSGPEPMEGFYLAVVFNKETVLLLGDLKKEACKKIESDCACFSHSGAIFIAKREHIFGKKFYGAKAQFCDKGQVHDVTIECDTLGLNDPSLVIRIDSKTVMKVKRLKWKFRGNHTILVDGVPVEVFWDVHSWLFGNAMGNNAVFMFQTCISNDKMWEGQSVSDPSWASSQQFRDSQLQGLGFSLILYAWKHE from the coding sequence ATGAGGGAGTTTCCTTCTTGTTTTGGAGAAAATGGTGTTCAGGTTGCTGACTCATCCTCATCAAGCACCACAAGAGCAGCACAAAATGTGGTCACGTGTGTCTATCAGTGCAAATTAAGAGGCCATTCAAGCTTGATTACAGTCTCGTGGACAAAAACTCTGATTGGTCAAGGCTTGAGTGTGGAAATTGATGACTTGGGAAAGCATTGCCTCTGCAAGGTTGAGATAAAGCCATGGCTCTTCTCAAAGAGAAAAGGGTCAAAGAATTTGGAGGTCCAATCTGGTAAAGTTGACATCTTTTGGGATTTGAGTAGTGCCAAGTTTGGTTCAGGGCCTGAGCCAATGGAGGGGTTCTACTTAGCGGTTGTGTTCAACAAGGAGACGGTGTTGCTCCTAGGGGATCTAAAAAAAGAGGCATGCAAGAAGATTGAGAGTGATTGTGCTTGCTTTTCTCACTCTGGTGCTATTTTCATTGCAAAGAGAGAGCACATTTTTGGGAAGAAGTTTTATGGTGCAAAGGCTCAGTTTTGTGACAAGGGGCAGGTGCATGATGTCACAATTGAGTGTGACACGTTAGGACTCAACGATCCTTCTCTTGTGATTCGAATTGATAGCAAGACAGTGATGAAGGTGAAGCGTCTCAAGTGGAAGTTCAGAGGGAATCACACCATTTTGGTGGATGGTGTTCCTGTTGAAGTGTTTTGGGATGTGCATAGTTGGCTCTTTGGGAATGCTATGGGCAATAATGCAGTGTTCATGTTCCAAACATGCATTTCAAATGACAAAATGTGGGAAGGGCAATCTGTTTCTGATCCCTCATGGGCTTCTTCTCAGCAGTTTAGGGATTCCCAATTGCAAGGCCTTGGGTTCTCTCTCATTTTGTATGCTTGGAAACATGAGTAG
- the LOC100798821 gene encoding NF-kappa-B-activating protein, translating into MGRPSSTIEIPHERYRHNDRRTPDPDVSDDYRRRRSPSYDSYDRHPERRRRRSVSPEHRNPRHTNGTHNDNALPKKFGRRNGAYLDRDRGDWQRSDSESDEELKGLNFEEYRRLKRQKMRKSLKHCIWNVTPSPPRRENEDLEDYSKPDEISDRNDGAGKIDTEVKAKTKAKPESESDSESEKSASSESDDSRSRKKRRKGSAGSSRKSYSESESESDSESEEEERRRRKSRKNRRKRSNRSRKKRRYSDSDESEESESDDSESSGRKKKKRSSSSRSRSKRIRRSSKRTKGSSETESAGSGSEEEENGSGDAKSKAMVDEVKMTEINAEAIKLKELFESQKKPALDNEPAVGPMPLPRAEGHISYGGALRPGEGDAIAQYVQQGKRIPRRGEVGLSAEEIQKFENLGYVMSGSRHQRMNAIRIRKENQVYSAEDKRALAMFNYEEKAKREHKVMADLQRLVQRHIGQDVGPTHDPFAAKASDGADA; encoded by the coding sequence ATGGGAAGaccatcctccaccatcgaaaTTCCTCACGAACGCTACCGACATAACGACCGCCGCACCCCTGACCCCGATGTCTCCGACGACTATCGCCGCCGCCGCAGCCCTAGCTACGACTCATATGACCGCCACCCGGAGCGCCGCCGCCGCCGTTCGGTATCGCCCGAGCACAGAAACCCTAGGCACACCAACGGAACTCACAACGACAACGCTCTGCCAAAGAAATTTGGCCGCCGAAACGGCGCGTATCTGGACCGCGACCGTGGCGATTGGCAGCGCTCCGATTCCGAGTCCGACGAGGAGTTGAAGGGTTTGAACTTCGAGGAATACCGAAGGCTCAAGAGGCAGAAGATGAGAAAATCGCTGAAGCACTGCATCTGGAACGTCACGCCTAGTCCTCCGAGGCGCGAGAATGAAGATCTGGAAGATTATAGCAAACCTGACGAAATTTCTGATCGAAACGACGGCGCCGGGAAGATCGATACGGAGgttaaagcaaaaacaaaagcaaaaccgGAATCAGAATCTGATTCTGAATCTGAGAAATCTGCCAGTAGTGAATCAGACGATTCGCGTTCgaggaagaagagaaggaaggGTTCTGCTGGTTCTTCGAGGAAATCATATAGCGAGAGTGAATCAGAATCAGATTCTGAGTCAGAAGAAGAGGAACGTAGACGGAGAAAGAGTAGGaagaatagaagaaaaagaagtaacaGGAGCAGGAAGAAGAGAAGATATAGCGATTCAGATGAGAGTGAAGAGAGCGAGAGCGATGACTCTGAAAGCagtggaagaaagaagaagaaacgtTCCTCTTCTTCTAGGTCTCGATCGAAGCGTATCAGAAGGAGCAGCAAAAGAACAAAGGGAAGCTCTGAAACTGAGAGCGCGGGTTCTGGttcggaggaggaggagaatggTTCTGGTGATGCCAAGAGTAAAGCAATGGTTGATGAGGTGAAGATGACGGAGATTAACGCGGAGGCTATAAAGTTGAAGGAATTGTTTGAGTCTCAGAAGAAACCTGCTTTGGATAACGAACCCGCGGTTGGGCCAATGCCGTTGCCTAGAGCTGAGGGGCATATCAGCTATGGTGGAGCGCTTAGGCCCGGTGAAGGTGATGCCATTGCCCAGTATGTTCAACAAGGGAAGCGTATTCCGCGAAGAGGAGAAGTGGGTCTTTCTGCTGAGGAAATTCAGAAGTTTGAGAACCTTGGTTATGTGATGAGTGGTAGTAGACATCAGAGGATGAATGCCATTCGTATTAGGAAAGAAAACCAGGTTTATAGTGCTGAGGATAAGCGTGCTTTGGCTATGTTTAACTATGAAGAGAAGGCTAAAAGGGAGCACAAGGTTATGGCTGATCTGCAGCGCCTCGTGCAGCGCCACATTGGCCAGGATGTTGGTCCAACTCATGATCCTTTTGCTGCTAAAGCCTCTGATGGTGCTGATGCATGA
- the LOC100795103 gene encoding COMPASS-like H3K4 histone methylase component WDR5B has translation MATSATRSGGVTQTLGFKPYRHLKTLTDHENAVSCVKFSNDGTLLASASLDKTLIIWSSATLTLCHRLVGHSEGISDLAWSSDSHYICSASDDRTLRIWDATVGGGCIKILRGHDDAVFCVNFNPQSSYIVSGSFDETIKVWDVKTGKCVHTIKGHTMPVTSVHYNRDGNLIISASHDGSCKIWDTETGNLLKTLIEDKAPAVSFAKFSPNGKLILAATLNDTLKLWNYGSGKCLKIYSGHVNRVYCITSTFSVTNGKYIVGGSEDHCVYIWDLQQKLVQKLEGHTDTVISVTCHPTENKIASAGLAGDRTVRVWVQDS, from the exons ATGGCGACGAGCGCGACAAGAAGCGGCGGCGTTACCCAAACCTTGGGCTTCAAGCCGTACCGTCACCTGAAAACTCTAACCGACCATGAAAACGCGGTGTCGTGCGTGAAGTTCTCGAACGATGGAACCCTCCTAGCCTCGGCCTCCCTGGACAAAACCCTAATCATATGGTCCTCCGCCACCCTCACCCTCTGCCACCGCCTCGTGGGCCACTCCGAGGGCATCTCCGACCTAGCCTGGTCCTCCGACTCCCACTACATCTGCTCCGCCTCCGACGACCGCACCCTCCGCATCTGGGACGCCACCGTCGGCGGCGGCTGCATCAAGATCCTCCGCGGCCACGACGACGCCGTTTTCTGCGTCAACTTCAACCCCCAATCGAGCTACATCGTGTCCGGTTCCTTCGACGAGACCATCAAGGTTTGGGATGTGAAGACCGGGAAATGCGTCCACACCATAAAGGGCCACACCATGCCCGTCACCTCCGTCCACTACAACCGCGACGGAAACCTCATCATCTCCGCCAGCCACGACGGCTCCTGCAAGATTTGGGACACCGAAACCGGCAATCTCTTGAAGACCCTCATCGAAGATAAGGCCCCTGCTGTCTCCTTCGCCAAATTCTCCCCCAATGGCAAGCTCATTCTCGCCGCCACTCTCAACGACACTCTT AAGCTATGGAACTATGGGAGTGGGAAgtgtttaaaaatttattctggGCATGTGAATAGAGTATACTGCATAACTTCCACATTTTCTGTGACTAATGGGAAATATATTGTTGGCGGTTCTGAAGATCACTGTGTTTATATATGGGATCTTCAGCAGAAATTGGTTCAGAAACTTGAAGGCCATACAGACACTGTAATATCTGTTACTTGTCACCCAACAGAGAACAAAATTGCTTCTGCTGGTCTCGCTGGTGATAGAACTGTGAGGGTTTGGGTACAGGATTCCTGA